From Vigna unguiculata cultivar IT97K-499-35 chromosome 5, ASM411807v1, whole genome shotgun sequence, the proteins below share one genomic window:
- the LOC114185248 gene encoding ubiquitin receptor RAD23b-like isoform X1, whose protein sequence is MKLTVKTLKGSHFEIRVQPSDTIMAVKKNIEDVQGKDNYPCGQQLLIHNGKVLKDETTLADNKVSEDGFLVVMLSKSKTLGSAGTSSSQPASNPPITVSTPNSSSLVQTQSANNNAPATDVTTTNVTTDTYGQAASNLVAGSNLEQTIQQIMDMGGGSWDRDTVSRALRAAYNNPERAVDYLYSGIPEAAEIAVPAAPYPNSQTTETGGVTAGTVPGVPNSSPLNMFPQEAISGVGAGVGSLDFLRNNPQFQALRSMVQSNPQILQPVLQELGKQNPGLLRVIQEHHAEFLQLINEPIEGSEGDIFDQPEQDMPHAINVTPAEQEAIGRLEAMGFDRALVIEAFLACDRDEQLAANYLLENAGDFEN, encoded by the exons ATGAAGCTCACCGTCAAGACTTTGAAAGGCAGCCATTTCGAAATCAGGGTTCAGCCCTCAGATACT ATTATGGCTgtgaagaaaaatattgaagatGTACAAGGCAAAGATAATTACCCATGTGGACAGCAATTGCTGATTCACAATGGTAaggttttgaaagatgaaaCTACATTAGCAGACAATAAGGTCTCTGAAGATGGCTTTCTTGTTGTAATGCTTAGTAAG AGTAAAACCTTGGGATCTGCTGGAACTTCATCAAGTCAG CCTGCTAGCAACCCACCTATAACTGTATCAACACCAAATTCCTCGTCTCTAGTACAAACCCA ATCTGCTAACAATAATGCTCCTGCAACAGATGTCACAACTACAAA TGTGACTACGGATACTTATGGCCAGGCTGCTTCAAATTTAGTTGCTGGTAGTAATCTTGAGCAGACTATTCAGCAAATTATGGACATGGGTGGTGGCAGTTGGGACAGAGATACAGTTAGTCGTGCTCTACGAGCAGCTTACAATAACCCAGAGCGTGCTGTGGACTACCTGTATTCT GGAATTCCTGAAGCAGCAGAAATTGCTGTGCCAGCTGCTCCTTACCCAAATAGTCAGACAACTGAAACAGGTGGGGTCACTGCGGGAACTGTTCCTGGTGTCCCTAACTCGTCTCCCTTGAACATGTTTCCACAG GAGGCAATTTCTGGTGTTGGAGCCGGAGTTGGGTCACTTGACTTTCTAAGAAACAATCCCCAG TTTCAAGCATTGCGATCAATGGTGCAATCCAATCCGCAAATTCTGCAG CCTGTACTTCAGGAGCTTGGAAAGCAGAATCCTGGTCTCTTAAGAGTAATTCAAGAGCATCATGCTGAGTTTCTCCAGTTGATTAACGAACCTATTGAGGGTTCAGAAGG TGATATATTTGATCAACCTGAGCAAGACATGCCTCATGCAATCAATGTGACGCCAGCTGAGCAGGAGGCAATTGGAAGG CTTGAAGCAATGGGATTTGATAGAGCCTTGGTCATAGAGGCATTTTTAGCATGTGACCGTGACGAGCAATTGGCAGCAAACTACTTATTAGAAAATGCTGGAGATTTTGAGAATTAA
- the LOC114185248 gene encoding ubiquitin receptor RAD23b-like isoform X2, whose product MAVKKNIEDVQGKDNYPCGQQLLIHNGKVLKDETTLADNKVSEDGFLVVMLSKSKTLGSAGTSSSQPASNPPITVSTPNSSSLVQTQSANNNAPATDVTTTNVTTDTYGQAASNLVAGSNLEQTIQQIMDMGGGSWDRDTVSRALRAAYNNPERAVDYLYSGIPEAAEIAVPAAPYPNSQTTETGGVTAGTVPGVPNSSPLNMFPQEAISGVGAGVGSLDFLRNNPQFQALRSMVQSNPQILQPVLQELGKQNPGLLRVIQEHHAEFLQLINEPIEGSEGDIFDQPEQDMPHAINVTPAEQEAIGRLEAMGFDRALVIEAFLACDRDEQLAANYLLENAGDFEN is encoded by the exons ATGGCTgtgaagaaaaatattgaagatGTACAAGGCAAAGATAATTACCCATGTGGACAGCAATTGCTGATTCACAATGGTAaggttttgaaagatgaaaCTACATTAGCAGACAATAAGGTCTCTGAAGATGGCTTTCTTGTTGTAATGCTTAGTAAG AGTAAAACCTTGGGATCTGCTGGAACTTCATCAAGTCAG CCTGCTAGCAACCCACCTATAACTGTATCAACACCAAATTCCTCGTCTCTAGTACAAACCCA ATCTGCTAACAATAATGCTCCTGCAACAGATGTCACAACTACAAA TGTGACTACGGATACTTATGGCCAGGCTGCTTCAAATTTAGTTGCTGGTAGTAATCTTGAGCAGACTATTCAGCAAATTATGGACATGGGTGGTGGCAGTTGGGACAGAGATACAGTTAGTCGTGCTCTACGAGCAGCTTACAATAACCCAGAGCGTGCTGTGGACTACCTGTATTCT GGAATTCCTGAAGCAGCAGAAATTGCTGTGCCAGCTGCTCCTTACCCAAATAGTCAGACAACTGAAACAGGTGGGGTCACTGCGGGAACTGTTCCTGGTGTCCCTAACTCGTCTCCCTTGAACATGTTTCCACAG GAGGCAATTTCTGGTGTTGGAGCCGGAGTTGGGTCACTTGACTTTCTAAGAAACAATCCCCAG TTTCAAGCATTGCGATCAATGGTGCAATCCAATCCGCAAATTCTGCAG CCTGTACTTCAGGAGCTTGGAAAGCAGAATCCTGGTCTCTTAAGAGTAATTCAAGAGCATCATGCTGAGTTTCTCCAGTTGATTAACGAACCTATTGAGGGTTCAGAAGG TGATATATTTGATCAACCTGAGCAAGACATGCCTCATGCAATCAATGTGACGCCAGCTGAGCAGGAGGCAATTGGAAGG CTTGAAGCAATGGGATTTGATAGAGCCTTGGTCATAGAGGCATTTTTAGCATGTGACCGTGACGAGCAATTGGCAGCAAACTACTTATTAGAAAATGCTGGAGATTTTGAGAATTAA
- the LOC114184804 gene encoding uncharacterized protein LOC114184804 — MYALRKKKTTMMMMKMKNMSNARCSYWTMLILSLAMLEPCTVAAFDITKLLSEYPAYSSFSGYLTKTQLADAINARQSVTVFAVDNTAMAPLSGKPIHHIKTILSHHVALANLDLHQNETINATTLSQDEGVLLKINKGDVTLVSTAKPNGAARAKLIKPLLAECNISVVQVNSLMMTTNRRMMTTNPETIIPVKSPVPVISPVPVYTPVPVKSPVPVISPVPVISLVPTPTPVLTPISPDIISPVPVISPVPVKTPVPVITPVPVISPVPVISPVPVISPVPIITPVLVNPPGVSPANLIKPPAPVGPPETSPVPAASPVREPVPVPVPVPVMAPAAGDEDGSPGSAGPDDGSFGPDDGSDITADDKEKSGVALFGVNWSLAILLAFSASLFMNYEY; from the coding sequence ATGTATGCattgaggaagaagaagacgacgatgatgatgatgaagatgaagaacatGAGTAATGCACGTTGTTCTTACTGGACAATGCTGATTCTCTCCCTTGCAATGCTGGAGCCCTGCACTGTGGCGGCTTTCGACATAACCAAACTCTTGTCGGAATATCCCGCCTATTCCTCCTTCTCCGGCTACCTCACCAAAACGCAGCTGGCCGACGCAATAAACGCCAGGCAGAGCGTGACGGTGTTCGCGGTGGATAACACCGCCATGGCTCCTCTCTCCGGGAAACCAATCCACCACATAAAAACCATATTGAGCCACCACGTGGCGCTGGCCAACCTGGATCTCCACCAGAATGAAACCATCAACGCCACCACGCTGTCGCAGGATGAGGGAGTGCTCCTCAAGATCAACAAGGGCGACGTCACCCTGGTGTCCACCGCCAAGCCAAACGGCGCGGCCAGAGCCAAACTCATAAAACCCCTTCTGGCTGAATGTAATATTTCGGTGGTGCAGGTAAACAGCCTCATGATGACCACCAACCGCCGCATGATGACCACCAATCCAGAGACTATAATCCCAGTCAAGTCACCGGTGCCGGTGATATCACCCGTACCAGTGTACACCCCAGTTCCCGTCAAGTCACCCGTTCCGGTCATATCACCCGTCCCAGTAATATCGCTTGTTCCAACACCTACTCCTGTGCTAACACCAATTTCCCCCGATATTATATCACCCGTCCCTGTAATCTCCCCCGTTCCGGTGAAGACCCCCGTCCCGGTCATAACACCCGTCCCTGTAATCTCACCGGTTCCGGTCATCTCCCCCGTCCCGGTTATTTCACCAGTCCCAATAATCACTCCGGTTCTCGTTAACCCCCCGGGAGTCTCTCCCGCCAATCTGATCAAACCCCCGGCGCCAGTGGGGCCACCGGAAACTTCACCGGTTCCGGCAGCATCGCCTGTGAGAGAGCCAGTGCCTGTCCCAGTCCCGGTGCCGGTAATGGCACCAGCAGCTGGTGACGAGGATGGCAGTCCCGGTTCTGCGGGTCCAGATGACGGCAGTTTCGGTCCAGATGATGGGAGTGACATTACTGCCGATGATAAAGAAAAGTCAGGGGTTGCTCTGTTTGGCGTGAATTGGTCTTTAGCTATTTTGCTTGCTTTCTCCGCTTCACTGTTTATGAATTATGAGTATTGA
- the LOC114186150 gene encoding uncharacterized protein LOC114186150, which yields MDIWRNMIFPVRRVWLALSARLKTRKNGAGLLKLQDDVQTCGYEDVQVMWEMLQRTESDVTENQHKRKQLPFWRIFVWSNHSEVSSESANHT from the exons ATGGATATCTGGCGCAACATGATTTTTCCAGTCAGACGTGTCTGGCTTGCTCTCTCCGCTCGTCTCAAGACTCGCAAAAACg GAGCAGGACTGCTGAAGCTTCAGGATGATGTACAGACATGTGGATATGAAGATGTACAAGTGATGTGGGAAATGCTACAAAGAACCGAAAGTGATGTTACAGAAAACCAGCATAAGCGTAAGCAATTGCCATTCTGGAGGATCTTTGTATGGTCCAACCACAGTGAAGTTTCATCGGAATCTGCAAATCACACTTGA